ACAGGTCTTTACTTAATAAAACAGGAAGTAAAAAAATGATTCAAATAACTTTCCCGGATAATGCAGTAAAAGAATTCGACACACCGCCCACAGGTATGGATGTGGCAACAAGCATTTCCGAAGGATTTGCCCGCAACTGCGTGGCCATGGAGATAGAAGGTCAAGCCCTGGATTTGGGCACTGTCATTGAAAAGGACAGTGCAGTAAGTTTTATCACCGCCAAGGACGACGAGGGGTTGGATATCCTGCGCCACTCTTCGGCACATGTCATGGCCGAAGCCGTACTCAACCTCTATCCGGACGCCAAACTGACCATCGGCCCTGTGGTGGAAGACGGTTTTTATTATGATATCGATATGGATCCGGTAAGCGAAGCCGACCTTGAAAAAATCGAAGCAGAGATGAAAAAAATCATCAAGGCAAAGGCCGGTTTTGAACGCAAAGTGGTCACACGGCAGCAGGCACTTGACCTGTTTGCCGATAACCCTTTTAAGGTAGAGTTGATCAATGAACTGCCCGAAGGCGAAGAGATCTCTTTGTACCAGAACGGTAAATTCGTTGACTTGTGCCGGGGACCCCATATCCCCAACACCGGCATGATCAAGGGTGTTAAACTGCTGAAAACCTCCGGCGCCTACTGGCGGGCGGACCAGTCCCGGGAACAGCTCCAGCGGCTGTACGGCATCTCCTTTTTTGACAAAAAGAAGCTTAACGCCTATCTGACCATGATCGAGGAAGCCAAAAAACGGGACCATAGAAAACTTGGCACACGTCTGGATCTGTATTCTTTCCACGACGAAGCACCGGGCATGCCCTTTTTCCACGCCAAGGGTATTGCCATGTGGAATGCGCTGTTGGATTACTGGCGCATGGAGCACAAAAAGGACGGGTATGTGGAGACCAAAACCCCGGTGATGATGACCCGAAAACTTTGGGAACAAAGCGGCCACTGGGCGAATTACCGGGAAAACATGTACACATCCACCATTGATGACGAGGAATACGCCATCAAGCCCATGAACTGTCCCGGCGGCATGATTCTTTTCAAGACCAAATCCCACTCTTACAAAGATTTGCCCCACCGGGCTGGAGAGATCGGCCTGGTGCACCGCCATGAATTGTCAGGGGCCTTGTCAGGATTGTTCCGGGTCCGGGCTTTTCACCAGGATGATGCCCATATTTTTATGACACCGGACCAGATCCAGGACGAAGTCTTAGGCGTGCTGAAACTGGCGGAACGGGTCTATGCGCGGTTTGGGCTCTCCTTTCATCTGGAGCTCTCCACACGACCTGAAAAATCCATCGGCACGGATGAACAGTGGGAAACCGCCACCAACGGTCTGCGCAGTGCCATGGAAGCCTATGATAAAGAATTCATGATCAATGAAGGGGATGGTGCATTCTACGGTCCCAAAATTGATATTCACATCAAGGACGCCTTGGGCCGAACCTGGCAGTGTGGTACGATCCAGCTGGACATGGCGCTGCCGGAACGCTTTGACCTGACCTACAAGGGTGCGGATAATGAAAAACACCGCCCCATCATGATCCACCGGGTGATCTACGGTTCCATGGAGCGCTTCTTTGGGATCCTTGTGGAACATTTTGCAGGCAAATTTCCCCTGTGGCTGGCTCCGGTCCAGGCTGTTGTCCTGCCCATTACCCAGGATCTGGCCCCCTATGCCAAAGAGATCCAGCACCTGCTGGCAGTTCATGACCTCCGCTGCGAGGTGGATGAACGCAGTGAAACATTGAAGAAAAAAATCAGAGAGGCGCAGCTGGACTACATTCCCTTAATCATCACCATTGGTGACAAGGAAAAGGAAGACAAAGTACTGTCCGTGCGCACCCTGGACGGCAAGGTCAAAATGGGAATCACCCACAAAGAATTTCTGACCAAGGTCTGTGGCCATATTAAAGATCGGACTTTAAAAGAGATCGTCCTCTAATATCGAGTGGTAAAATCATGATTCAGGGGCGGTCCGGTTTGTGGCCGCCCCTTTTTTTCAGGTTGACCAGGAGACAAATCATGACTGATTTTTCAGATAAACTGGTACAAATTCTCAATTACGGTTCTCTAAACCTTGCATTAGGAATAGGCTACGCCCTTAAAATTTTTGATGTCATGGATGAAAAAGGTTGTGCCTTAAGCGTTGAAGAGCTTTCCCAGGCAACGGGTCTGAACGCACGCTATCTCAAAGAATGGCTGGGGATCATGGTCGCCGGCGGCATTGTCGAGATGACAACAAATCCGGACAGTGAAGACGCCTTTTTGCTTCCCTCCGACCACGGAGATCTTTTGTGCAGAAGGGCAGGCAACAATAATTTGGGGGTCTACACCCAGGAAATTCCGTTGCTGACCGCCTGTGCCATGGAGGCTGTCAAACAAGGCTTTCAAACAGGCCGGGGCGTTCCATTTTCCAATTATCCGGATTTTCAGACATTCATGTCGGAACTGGCCGATGCGAAACACCGCAAGGTCTTAATTTCAGAATTTATTCCCTATGTTGACCAGGGCCAGCTGGAAAAGAGACTGCAGCAAGGCATCCGGGTCTGCGATCTGGGCTGCGGCCAAGGAGTGGCAGCCTGCCTGATGGCCCAGGCCTATCCAAAATCTGAATTTGTCGGTATGGACAACCATGAAAAGGCCCTTGAACAGGCCCGAAATTTATCCAAATCTTATGGGTTATCCAATATTGAATTCATCAATCAGGATGCCGCAAAAATCTGTGAGGTGGCAAAGTTCAATCGACTCTTTGATTATGTATGCGCCTTTGACGCTATCCATGATCAGTCCCATCCCCTGGATGCCTTAAAAGGGGTGAGATACATGCTGCGTGACGGCGGCCTTTTTTCCATGATCGATATCAAGGCATCCTCCAATATTAAGGACAATGCCGATCATTCCATGGGGCCGTTTTTATACACGGTCAGCCTGATGCACTGCATGCCCATCGGACTCAATGACAACGGCTCGGGCATGGGTATGATGTGGGGAAAACAGCAGGCAGAAAATCTGCTTAGACAAGCGGGCTTTACAAAGGTTTATGCCGAAGAGATCCCCAATGATTCCTTTAACCTGCATTTCTTATGTACCCCGTAATTAGACCCATGATCAAAAAATAAGGAGCAATACGCCATGGAAATCATTTGTTTGCTTGAAAACAACACCACGGACCCAAAACTTGCACCTGACCACGGTTTAAGTTTTTTTATCCGCACACAGGACCAATCCATTCTTTTTGATATGGGCCAGGACGGCAAATTTGCAGACAATGCCCGGCACCTGGGGGTAGACTTGACAAAAACAGATATAGCAATACTCTCCCACGGACACTATGACCATGGCGGCGGTCTTCCGCACTTTCAATCGCTCAATTCAACCTGTGAGACCATCATGACGCGTGGGGCCCTTGAAGGCAGATGCTATGCCCAGTATCTGGATTATGCCCCCAAATATATCGGCCTTGACACCGATGCGATTGACCAACGCCGTTGCCGGCTCATTGAGTCTGATTTGGTTTTGTCCAAGCATTTAACCATTATCACAGATTTTTCAAAAAAAGGGTTTATTCCCAAGAACAATTCAGGCCTTTTCAGGCAGAACAAAGACAGGCAACTGATTGACGATGAGTTCACCCATGAACTGGCCCTGCTGATTGAGGAGGACGGCACCACCGTGCTGTTCACAGGGTGCGCTCACTCGGGCATGGGGAATATGATTGATACTGTCCTGGCCCGCACAGGCCGAAGTCACATTGATCATGTCATCGGCGGCTTCCACCTGTATAACCGCGTAACAAAAATAACCGAAGCTGACAGCCGGCTGGATATTCTGGCCAATGAACTGTCATCCCATGCTGGCACAACCTACTATACCGGCCACTGCACAGGCCCTGATGCGCCGGCTTACATGTCCAAAAAAATGGGAAGCCCCATCAATGTGTTTGCCACCGGCACCCGGCTTGAAATCTGAATTATCCAAAATCAAGAATACCGAATAGAAGCTCAATGTTTTCAGAGGTGTCATCAGTTGCAGGCATCCTGACTTAAAATTCAAGTTGTTAGAAAAAATCCTATGGATATCGGGCTCAGTCAGGTACAATGTAAATACTTTCTAAAAAACATGAGGCAATCCATTGAAAAAATATTATTTTGTCTCCCTTACACTGATCGGTATTTTTATCTGGTTCTATCTCATAAAAGACCGCGATACTGTCGGCAGACGAATTGTTCTAGGCCAGAGCTGTGCACTCAGCGGTCCGGCAGCCCAGCTTGGCCGACAAATGATGAAAGGGGCGACTGCATGGTTTTCATTTATTAACAGTCAAGGCGGAGTGCACGGCCGAACCATCCACTTGATCACATACGATGATTTTTACGAGCCGGATTATGCCCGGAAAAACACCATTGAATTGATAACCCAACAACATGTTTTCGCAATATTCGGCGAGGTGGGGACCCCCACCGCCAAAACGGCATTGCCTGAGGCACAAAAATATAATGTACCTTTCCTTATGCCTTTTACCGGCGCTGAATTTCTACGAAACCCGCCCAATGGACTGATTGTCAACCTACGCAACAGCTATTATGCTGAAACCCAAGCGCTGGTGGAATATTTAAGGCTAACGTATCATATTGATAAAATTGCTGTTTTCTACCAAAACGACAGTTATGGTAAAGCCGGCCGGGAAGGCGTAAGACGCGCACTGGAAAAGCGAGGCCTGGAAATTGCTGCGGAAGGGCGCTATCGAAGAAACACCTTATCCTATCGAAACGCCCTGCAAACGATCAAATTATCAGAACCTGAGGCGGTGGTTTTGATTGGTGCTTATAAACCGTGTGCCGAGTTTATCAAATCAGCCAAAAAGAGCGGAATGAACGCTACCGTATTTTGTAATATTTCATTTGTGGGCAGTAATGATCTGATCCAGGCCCTTGAGGGGCAGACAGAAAATGTTTTGATTTCACAGGCTGTACCGCTTCCGTGGGAGAATAAAAATAAGGCGTCCCAGGAGTATCGAAAAATATATAAAGCATGTTATCCCGATGATCCTTACGGTTTTGTTTCGTTTGAAGGATTCCTTGCCGCCAAACTGGTTGTCAAGGCCTTGGAAAAAGCCGGGCAGGATCTTAACCGGAAAAGCTTTATGAAGGCCTTTGAACAGCTTGACAGGAAGGCTTTAGCCGGATTCGAAATAACGATTACACCCGTCGACAGGCAGGCATTGGAACGGGTTTTCATTACAAATTACAGTGATGGGAATTTTCAACAGCTTGAAGAGGTGTGGGTAACCAATGATTAATCGTGCGCTGTCATACCTTCGATCGTTAGATGTATCTGTTCAGAGTCGCTTCCTTTTTATCGTAATCGGGATTTCAATTTTTTCTTCTGCTGCAGGATTGGGGGGATATGTACTTTTTTCTAAAAACCTGTTCCAGGATATGTATGATCTGCATGTCAATCCTATCCTTCACCTGAATGAAATGAAAAATATCTACACCATCAACACACTTGATACGATTGATGAAATGCTCAGTGGCCATGTCTCTGCCGATGATGCAAAGGAGATCCTTGGGCTTGCCCAAAACCTGGTAAAAAAAGAGTGGCAGTCGTATCGTCTCATTTTTGAATCTGAAAAGCATCTTCACAATCTGATTAACCATGCAGCAAAAACGCATTTGCTTGACGAAGGACAGAAGAGTTTTGAGACGGTCCAACAACGGATAGACGAGTTGATAGATGCCATAGAAAAAGATAAGCGTGCCGCGATACCGGATTTGCTCTCCCAGCAAATCCGTCCGGTGATCATCAGTGCCATCGACATACTCAATGATCTAATTGAATCTGAGGTGGCCGGTATCCAATACAGCACTGATTTTATGCAACACCATTTTAACCACCTGATTTTTATTGTATTGCCCATTTTTATTCTTGGATTTGCACTGATTTTTATTTTTGTCAGGTTTACCCTGTCCAATATCAGAACCATCATGCAACAACTCAGTCGCTCACAAAAGGAACTTTGGGATGCAAATCGGTTACTGGAATATCGCGTTGAAAAACGGACAAGTGAAATTCAGGAAATGGCCGAAAAAGCAGACTCAGCCAACAAAGCCAAAAGTGAATTTCTGGCCAACATGAGCCACGAAATCAGAACACCCATGAATGCCATCATCGGCATGTCCAGCCTGGCTCTGCAGAGGAATCTGGATGAAAAAACATGCAATTACATTTCCAAGGTGCACCGGTCGGCAGAGTCGTTGCTGGGCATCCTCAACGACATTCTCGATTTTTCCAAAATTGAGTCAGGAAAAATGGATCTGGAAAATATCGATTTTTTCCTGGAGGATGTGATGCTCAACCTGTTGAATATTATTGATATCAAAGCCAAGAACAAAAGGCTGAAAGTGCGGTATTATATCCATCCCCAAATTCCCATGGCGTTAATGGGAGATCCCATGAGACTGGGACAGATTCTGCTGAATCTATGTAATAATGCGGTTAAATTCACGGACAGGGATGGAGAGATTATTGTTTCGGTTGCCATGGAGGACGGCAGAGACAAAGGCAATCAGGTCAAACTTCGATTTTCAGTAAAGGATTCCGGTATCGGGATGAGCAGAGATGAGCGGAAAAATCTATTTCAGCCATTCAGCCAGGCCGACACATCCATTACCCGAAAATACGGCGGAACAGGACTGGGCTTAGCCATTTCCAGGCAATTGGTCCAGATGATGGGGGGCAGGATGTGGGTTGAAAGTGAATCCGGGCTTGGGAGCACCTTCTATTTCACGGTACTGCTCGACAAGCAGGAGGAGCAGCCAACGTCGTTCAAATTCAAAGATCAAAAACCCCATACCCCTGAAAAGGTCACGGAAGCCATGGATAAACTGCGCGGTGCCAGGGTGCTTCTGGTAGAAGACAATGAGATCAACCAGGAACTGGCAATGGCGTTATTGATGAATAACAGCATCCAGGTCGATTGCGTATTTAACGGACAGCAGGCGATAGAACGTCTTGGGCAAAAGCACTATGACGGCATTTTAATGGACTGCCAGATGCCGGTAATGGACGGATATACCGCCACCCAAAAAATACGTCAAAATCCTGAGTTCAAAAAACTGCCCATTATCGCCATGACTGCCCACGCCATGGTCGGGGACCGTCAAAAAAGCATTGATGCGGGTATGAATGATTATATTTCCAAACCACTCAATGTAGATAAGATGTTCATGACCATGGCACGATGGATCGTTCCGACAGAACCAGATAGAAAAAATGATGCAGCCACCACTATCAAAAAGGATATTGATTCCGGCCTGCCAAATATTCCCGGCATCAATATCAAGGCGGGTTTAAACATAACGCAGAACAATGTCAAATTATACCGTAAGCTGCTCATAAAGTTCCTTGATGATCAGGCAAATTTTGTCGAAACCTTTAAAAATGCGTGGAAAAGAAATGACACTAATGCTGCAAAAATTGCTGCGCATACCTTGAAAGGCGTGGCCGGCACCCTTGGGATGATGGACCTATCCACCTGCGCATCTGCTCTGGAACTTGCCGTCAAGGAGGCATCTAAAAATGTGGAAACTTTGCTTGATGACGTTTCTGCTGAATTAAAATATGTGCTTGCCGGACTGCAGCAGACCCTGCAAAAAGGGTCCTGTGTTGAAAAAGCAGATGCAAATGATATTGTTGAATTCAATCGTATCCCCCCATTGCTTACAGAGTTGGGAAGCCTTCTGGGTGAAAACGACACGAAATCAATTGAGGTGGCTGAAAAGCTTATTCCTTTTTTTCAGAATACAGGGCATAGCCAAGTATTTGAGCAAATAATACAAGCGATTAAGGATTATGATTTTGAGCAGGCAAACAAGGATCTACAGTCACTTGCATCTAAATTACATAGATGAAATCCATTTTGCCATGGTCCTATACATCTCATCCGGATCTATCGGTTTAGCAATATGATCATTCATTCCGACATTCAACGCCTTTTCCCGATCTCCCACCATTGCATTGGCCGTCATGGCAATAATGGGTAAATCTTTGAATTTTTCCTGCTCGCGGATCTTCCGGGTTGTCTCATATCCGTCCATTACCGGCATCTGACAATCCATTAGAACACCGTCAAATTTTTTATTCGCTAAAATGTTAAGTGCCTCCAGGCCATCATTCGCCGTTTCAACCACAATATTATTACGGGTTAAAAGTTCCCTGGCTACTTCCTGGTTAATTTCGTTATCTTCAACGATGAGGATTCGACTGCCACGAATTTTTCCCAGTGCCTGATCAACAGTCCCTTTGCTTATCGCAGCAGATGAACCTATTTTGTCCGGATGCGCGATTTGCTTGCCAAGACGGACTATAAAGGAAA
Above is a window of uncultured Desulfobacter sp. DNA encoding:
- the thrS gene encoding threonine--tRNA ligase, giving the protein MIQITFPDNAVKEFDTPPTGMDVATSISEGFARNCVAMEIEGQALDLGTVIEKDSAVSFITAKDDEGLDILRHSSAHVMAEAVLNLYPDAKLTIGPVVEDGFYYDIDMDPVSEADLEKIEAEMKKIIKAKAGFERKVVTRQQALDLFADNPFKVELINELPEGEEISLYQNGKFVDLCRGPHIPNTGMIKGVKLLKTSGAYWRADQSREQLQRLYGISFFDKKKLNAYLTMIEEAKKRDHRKLGTRLDLYSFHDEAPGMPFFHAKGIAMWNALLDYWRMEHKKDGYVETKTPVMMTRKLWEQSGHWANYRENMYTSTIDDEEYAIKPMNCPGGMILFKTKSHSYKDLPHRAGEIGLVHRHELSGALSGLFRVRAFHQDDAHIFMTPDQIQDEVLGVLKLAERVYARFGLSFHLELSTRPEKSIGTDEQWETATNGLRSAMEAYDKEFMINEGDGAFYGPKIDIHIKDALGRTWQCGTIQLDMALPERFDLTYKGADNEKHRPIMIHRVIYGSMERFFGILVEHFAGKFPLWLAPVQAVVLPITQDLAPYAKEIQHLLAVHDLRCEVDERSETLKKKIREAQLDYIPLIITIGDKEKEDKVLSVRTLDGKVKMGITHKEFLTKVCGHIKDRTLKEIVL
- a CDS encoding class I SAM-dependent methyltransferase; this translates as MTDFSDKLVQILNYGSLNLALGIGYALKIFDVMDEKGCALSVEELSQATGLNARYLKEWLGIMVAGGIVEMTTNPDSEDAFLLPSDHGDLLCRRAGNNNLGVYTQEIPLLTACAMEAVKQGFQTGRGVPFSNYPDFQTFMSELADAKHRKVLISEFIPYVDQGQLEKRLQQGIRVCDLGCGQGVAACLMAQAYPKSEFVGMDNHEKALEQARNLSKSYGLSNIEFINQDAAKICEVAKFNRLFDYVCAFDAIHDQSHPLDALKGVRYMLRDGGLFSMIDIKASSNIKDNADHSMGPFLYTVSLMHCMPIGLNDNGSGMGMMWGKQQAENLLRQAGFTKVYAEEIPNDSFNLHFLCTP
- a CDS encoding MBL fold metallo-hydrolase yields the protein MEIICLLENNTTDPKLAPDHGLSFFIRTQDQSILFDMGQDGKFADNARHLGVDLTKTDIAILSHGHYDHGGGLPHFQSLNSTCETIMTRGALEGRCYAQYLDYAPKYIGLDTDAIDQRRCRLIESDLVLSKHLTIITDFSKKGFIPKNNSGLFRQNKDRQLIDDEFTHELALLIEEDGTTVLFTGCAHSGMGNMIDTVLARTGRSHIDHVIGGFHLYNRVTKITEADSRLDILANELSSHAGTTYYTGHCTGPDAPAYMSKKMGSPINVFATGTRLEI
- a CDS encoding ABC transporter substrate-binding protein, which codes for MKKYYFVSLTLIGIFIWFYLIKDRDTVGRRIVLGQSCALSGPAAQLGRQMMKGATAWFSFINSQGGVHGRTIHLITYDDFYEPDYARKNTIELITQQHVFAIFGEVGTPTAKTALPEAQKYNVPFLMPFTGAEFLRNPPNGLIVNLRNSYYAETQALVEYLRLTYHIDKIAVFYQNDSYGKAGREGVRRALEKRGLEIAAEGRYRRNTLSYRNALQTIKLSEPEAVVLIGAYKPCAEFIKSAKKSGMNATVFCNISFVGSNDLIQALEGQTENVLISQAVPLPWENKNKASQEYRKIYKACYPDDPYGFVSFEGFLAAKLVVKALEKAGQDLNRKSFMKAFEQLDRKALAGFEITITPVDRQALERVFITNYSDGNFQQLEEVWVTND
- a CDS encoding ATP-binding protein, with amino-acid sequence MINRALSYLRSLDVSVQSRFLFIVIGISIFSSAAGLGGYVLFSKNLFQDMYDLHVNPILHLNEMKNIYTINTLDTIDEMLSGHVSADDAKEILGLAQNLVKKEWQSYRLIFESEKHLHNLINHAAKTHLLDEGQKSFETVQQRIDELIDAIEKDKRAAIPDLLSQQIRPVIISAIDILNDLIESEVAGIQYSTDFMQHHFNHLIFIVLPIFILGFALIFIFVRFTLSNIRTIMQQLSRSQKELWDANRLLEYRVEKRTSEIQEMAEKADSANKAKSEFLANMSHEIRTPMNAIIGMSSLALQRNLDEKTCNYISKVHRSAESLLGILNDILDFSKIESGKMDLENIDFFLEDVMLNLLNIIDIKAKNKRLKVRYYIHPQIPMALMGDPMRLGQILLNLCNNAVKFTDRDGEIIVSVAMEDGRDKGNQVKLRFSVKDSGIGMSRDERKNLFQPFSQADTSITRKYGGTGLGLAISRQLVQMMGGRMWVESESGLGSTFYFTVLLDKQEEQPTSFKFKDQKPHTPEKVTEAMDKLRGARVLLVEDNEINQELAMALLMNNSIQVDCVFNGQQAIERLGQKHYDGILMDCQMPVMDGYTATQKIRQNPEFKKLPIIAMTAHAMVGDRQKSIDAGMNDYISKPLNVDKMFMTMARWIVPTEPDRKNDAATTIKKDIDSGLPNIPGINIKAGLNITQNNVKLYRKLLIKFLDDQANFVETFKNAWKRNDTNAAKIAAHTLKGVAGTLGMMDLSTCASALELAVKEASKNVETLLDDVSAELKYVLAGLQQTLQKGSCVEKADANDIVEFNRIPPLLTELGSLLGENDTKSIEVAEKLIPFFQNTGHSQVFEQIIQAIKDYDFEQANKDLQSLASKLHR